DNA from Clarias gariepinus isolate MV-2021 ecotype Netherlands chromosome 11, CGAR_prim_01v2, whole genome shotgun sequence:
atgatataaaacaaattaaaacaaagtttAGTCCAAATTTCATACAACTAAACTGATGAATCTCTTACACCTTCCTTAAAACCCCAGTTACGCTCCCCAAATGGAATTTTCCTGACCTTGTCTTCCAAAGTCTGCCAGGGTTCCATGATTGTTAATTTCCtgtcaatggaaaaaaaagatacaatggtaaacttgtaaaaaaataaataaaataaaataatagcttataagaaatttatgttcCTGATAACACAAAAGTTTCAAACCAGAAATCTGCACTTACCTGGGGATTTACGTTCCTCGTGATCCTCTGGTATTCCTCATTTGCCAGTTTTGCTTTAATCTTCTCCAGACGAGCCACTAGCTGAGGGTTCTGCTCACAGTGCATAGTTGCAATACAAAGTTAATctgattatatttaaaattaatacaatTCCATACACCACCAACAGCAATGCCAGCATTTTCACTTACTCTTGGCGGCGGCTCCACTTTTGGAAGATAAAGCATGCTGTCTTCAAGCAGCTCGTGAAGGTAAACTGGATATCCTGCAGAGAAGTAAGATCAGCATAAGGTATTACAAGTGCTAGGTATTACATTTATAGATTATGCAGTCACACTGTTTTAGACGTCCTTGCTTAAGTGGTCATAAGAACAACATAAAATAGGATTATGTGATGCAGAACAAAGCAGTCCAAAATGatttgtacaataaaagtaAAGCATGTACTCATACTACCTGACTAACATCAAAGGTAAATGTATCAGTGGTCAACAAAACAAGTATACAGTActttgcaaaagtcttaggcacatgcaaGGACCTGCTGTTTAACTATAAAACcggtaaacagtaattaatgaaacagtCAATAATTGGTGTGgatatattttataaactatAGTCTCTGTGGAGTTTGTGCTCTTTTATGAGGAAATTATATGTTTCCACCTTAATGATTCAATAAATGTGGTATGCAAGCTTCTACCATCTTTTCATGAGATCTGCATCTGACATATGTCCTTTGCTTGGATCAAAACACCTCAACCTTGGACTCATCAATCCCAATCCACAAGACTTGGTTCCAGTTATCTAAAAGTTCACTGTTTGTGGAGTTTGTCCAACTACAACCCCTTTCTTCTGATTTGCCAACTTTGTAGGGGTATTTTCTTGGCAACTCAAGGTGACTTGAGTCTCCTGAACACTGTGTCTGCACACACACGTTTCCATCTTGTTTCTTCCACACTAAAGCCAAATTACGACCAATTAGGTGTTTTAATCTCAAAAACGACGCTCATAAGCACTTGTTTTATTGGGTGATTTTGCACTTTTCACTGAACCTTTCACTGCATCTTCTGTTCCGATTGGAACCAGTTCCCGCATGTATCTGGAGACTATGATATGGAGATgacttaataataattacttgGCTGTATCTCATAGAGAGTAACCATTCTTTTTCCAGACAAGCATAGACCGATTATTATCTAGGAACAGCTGAAAATGACAGATCACACTCCCTGTGGAGGAGGAgtcaaacatacaaacaaacaattttttttttttcgtttgtttgtttgtttttatgggACTGAACTTGTTTTAACACCATGCATGATCAAAAACACCATCTATTCGTGAATTTCTGGGGAAACAGCTGCAAAACCGTCATGTTTACGATTAATTAAGTAGCAATGCTGATTCACATGCTGATTAAACTGCTACAGGAGACTGATgaacatctttttgttttttttttacattttaatgtatacATACTATAATATCCAGTGTACATGTACAAGACACACATAAGAGGATACAGACTGCATTTGTACAGAGAAGACCTTGTTTTCTAACTTTTTTTCCTACCATTTTGCTGAAGAAGTGTCTGCAGTTTCCTGGCTGTTTTAAACGAGATAACAGTCTGCTCTTTAAGTGCTTGTAGTTCCTCAATGAGATCTGATGATTTACAGCATTTCTTCTCCAATAACTCTTCTATCTTGTCATGAAATCTTGCACCAAGTGTAAATGAATTCGCCATGTCGTTCAGCCTGACAGGTGGAGAACCTGTGTGT
Protein-coding regions in this window:
- the tmem199 gene encoding transmembrane protein 199 — encoded protein: MANSFTLGARFHDKIEELLEKKCCKSSDLIEELQALKEQTVISFKTARKLQTLLQQNGYPVYLHELLEDSMLYLPKVEPPPRNPQLVARLEKIKAKLANEEYQRITRNVNPQEINNHGTLADFGRQVRSVKAVIVTIFNFLVTVVAAFACAYIGSQYIFTETTARVISAVIAASVVGLAELYVLVRTMEGDLGEP